Proteins co-encoded in one Saprospira grandis genomic window:
- a CDS encoding OmpH family outer membrane protein, with the protein MKLASFFSLMACLLFLAATPLSAQKMAHVDGDAIIPNMPAYKRAKAEVESYGKILQKQLEAESKKVQDFYTSTMQKAQQGLLSPAQQKQAEEQLQKMQQGLQQKSAEAERSLAKKEQDLIKPLYEQFNKALTDVAAENGYSYIMDVKLIMYSEGGIDATSKVKAKLGI; encoded by the coding sequence ATGAAATTGGCTTCTTTTTTTAGCCTAATGGCCTGCTTGCTCTTTTTGGCAGCTACGCCACTATCGGCCCAAAAAATGGCTCATGTAGATGGTGACGCGATTATTCCCAATATGCCCGCCTATAAAAGAGCAAAAGCAGAGGTAGAATCTTATGGCAAAATTTTGCAAAAGCAACTAGAAGCAGAAAGCAAAAAGGTCCAGGATTTTTATACCAGCACCATGCAAAAAGCACAGCAAGGTTTGCTTTCTCCTGCACAACAAAAACAAGCAGAAGAACAACTGCAGAAAATGCAGCAAGGGCTGCAGCAAAAAAGCGCAGAAGCAGAGCGTTCTTTGGCCAAAAAAGAACAGGACCTCATCAAGCCGCTTTATGAGCAGTTTAATAAGGCCCTTACAGATGTAGCTGCCGAGAATGGCTATAGCTATATTATGGATGTAAAGCTCATTATGTACTCTGAAGGAGGCATTGATGCTACCTCAAAAGTAAAAGCAAAATTGGGCATTTAA
- a CDS encoding leucine-rich repeat domain-containing protein — MDNLAAVRQLIGSGDMANIELAFSLAEGQGLALQELLAPYYLLWPRAERPKEMDAEDLWALLQRPFLNLSNRKLQELPKEIGQFRALEQLDLSANQLQSLPEELAELPYLHSLSLNSNRLEEFPCFLGRLPNLQQLFLGINKIKTLPKTTVGFQSLRNLQLFDNELEEVSFSFFQAEDFGTLNLSRNPLRRLSLFGQGQLGQLRKLELSDTELDQLPADIGGLYSLTHLDLSYTPHLEELPERFVQLERLQIVESRNTPLKNLDQWLQRMPWVDFLV, encoded by the coding sequence TTGGACAATTTAGCAGCAGTTAGACAGTTGATTGGCAGTGGCGATATGGCCAATATTGAGTTAGCCTTTAGTTTGGCCGAGGGGCAGGGGCTTGCTTTGCAAGAGCTTTTGGCGCCCTACTATTTGCTTTGGCCTAGGGCCGAGCGGCCCAAAGAAATGGATGCAGAAGACCTTTGGGCCTTATTGCAGCGTCCTTTTCTCAACTTATCCAATAGAAAGTTGCAAGAGCTGCCCAAAGAAATTGGTCAATTTAGGGCCTTAGAACAGCTGGACCTTTCTGCTAACCAATTACAGTCTTTACCTGAAGAACTGGCCGAGCTGCCTTATTTGCATAGCCTGAGTCTCAACAGCAACCGTCTAGAAGAATTTCCTTGCTTTTTGGGCCGCTTGCCCAATTTGCAGCAGCTCTTTTTAGGCATCAATAAGATAAAAACCCTGCCTAAAACAACAGTGGGCTTTCAAAGTTTGCGCAATTTGCAGCTTTTTGACAATGAATTGGAGGAAGTTTCTTTTAGCTTTTTTCAGGCCGAGGATTTTGGAACGCTCAATTTGAGCCGCAACCCCCTGCGGCGGCTCTCTCTTTTTGGGCAAGGCCAATTGGGCCAACTGCGCAAATTGGAGCTAAGCGACACAGAATTGGACCAATTGCCCGCTGATATTGGGGGCTTGTATTCCCTTACTCATCTAGACCTCTCCTATACCCCCCATTTAGAAGAGTTGCCCGAGCGCTTTGTGCAGCTCGAGCGCCTGCAAATTGTAGAAAGCAGAAATACGCCACTCAAAAATTTGGACCAATGGCTGCAACGAATGCCATGGGTCGACTTTTTGGTTTAG
- a CDS encoding OmpH family outer membrane protein, which yields MKKLMQLSSILMLLTFMAFSSVSYGQQKIAYVDADVIIPNMPEYKRAKAEVESYRKILEKQLEGKQATMQQYYADVMAKVQAGTMTPIQQKEAEQKLAKMQEDLQKQALKADEDLVRKEQDLTKPLYEKFESKLKEVAKENGYAYILDKKMLLYSQGGTDATAKLKAKLGI from the coding sequence ATGAAAAAGCTTATGCAGCTCAGCAGCATTTTGATGTTGCTTACTTTTATGGCCTTTAGCTCAGTGAGCTACGGCCAACAAAAAATTGCCTACGTAGATGCCGATGTCATCATTCCCAATATGCCCGAATACAAAAGAGCCAAAGCCGAGGTAGAGTCTTACCGCAAGATTTTGGAAAAACAACTAGAGGGCAAGCAAGCGACTATGCAGCAGTATTATGCCGATGTAATGGCTAAGGTGCAGGCAGGAACAATGACGCCCATTCAGCAAAAAGAAGCGGAGCAGAAATTGGCCAAAATGCAAGAAGATTTGCAAAAACAGGCCCTCAAAGCCGATGAGGATTTGGTACGCAAAGAACAAGATCTCACTAAGCCCCTTTATGAAAAATTTGAGTCTAAACTCAAAGAAGTGGCCAAGGAAAACGGTTATGCCTATATCCTAGACAAAAAGATGTTGCTCTATAGCCAAGGTGGCACCGATGCAACAGCCAAACTCAAAGCCAAGCTTGGCATTTAA
- a CDS encoding OmpH family outer membrane protein, with translation MKNLLLSLTLLLSSMSFSFAQRAAYVDMTKIMDAVPEYKTAQAELDQLAERWRQEIAKEYEQIEQLYREYQAREVLMSEEMKTQKQNEIIEKEKAVRALQDQRFGPEGELFSKRQSLVKPIQEKVYKTIELLAKERNYDFIFTAPDGSQMIYAKADKDLTAEVVKRLGK, from the coding sequence ATGAAAAACCTCTTATTAAGCCTAACGCTACTGTTGTCTAGCATGAGCTTTTCCTTTGCACAAAGAGCCGCTTATGTGGATATGACCAAAATTATGGATGCTGTGCCCGAATATAAAACCGCACAGGCCGAATTGGACCAATTGGCAGAGCGTTGGCGGCAAGAAATTGCCAAAGAATACGAACAAATTGAACAACTCTATCGGGAATATCAGGCAAGAGAGGTCTTGATGAGCGAAGAGATGAAAACCCAAAAACAAAACGAAATTATTGAGAAAGAAAAGGCCGTTAGAGCCTTGCAAGACCAGCGTTTTGGACCAGAAGGAGAGCTCTTTTCTAAACGCCAAAGCCTAGTGAAACCCATTCAGGAAAAGGTCTACAAAACTATTGAACTACTGGCCAAGGAGCGCAATTACGACTTCATTTTTACGGCCCCCGATGGCAGCCAAATGATTTATGCCAAAGCCGATAAGGACCTTACGGCAGAGGTAGTCAAGCGCTTGGGCAAATAA
- the bshC gene encoding bacillithiol biosynthesis cysteine-adding enzyme BshC, whose amino-acid sequence MQRLALPYDKIPQLSTFDKAYQRGDQRLRPFYASAPEIDNFAAAIQQRQFSAERRALLVQELQAQYAHLEQPEILKAQLAALGQEQTFTVTTGHQPNLFTGPLYFVYKILGTIRLAQELKTTYPQYHFVPIYWLGEEDHDFEEIKHTYLFGRPLVWEDHQGGALGQYKIDSLAPVLSELFDILGDSPEAQELKTSLQAAFSGPKTYGQAFMEWVHALFGRYGLVILRASSPALKASFSEVMKEELLQQSSKAILEKSYAELEAAGFGPQAYARDINLFYLLPNKRSRIVQNEAGEYAVLDSDLRFSEAEILAELEQHPERFSPNVILRPLYQEQILPNLAYVGGGGELAYWMERKAQFAHYQTPFPILVRRNSVQLIDARSAKNWLALGFDWPQLFEETETLRQDFVRRQTEHELNFEAEQTQIKALFAQIGEKTAAVEPTLKASVAAQEAQIQKSLDKLQKRLMRAEKQKMDSELNKIQKLQNKLLPKGKLQERYSNFMEFYLRLGGQKWLDQLLQELHPLQKDFLLLIEED is encoded by the coding sequence ATGCAACGCCTAGCGCTTCCTTACGATAAAATTCCACAACTTTCTACTTTTGACAAAGCCTACCAAAGGGGCGATCAGCGGCTGCGGCCCTTTTATGCCAGCGCCCCAGAAATCGATAATTTTGCTGCGGCTATTCAGCAAAGGCAGTTTTCGGCCGAGCGCCGTGCGCTTTTGGTCCAAGAACTTCAGGCCCAATATGCTCATTTGGAGCAGCCCGAAATTTTAAAAGCGCAGTTGGCCGCCCTAGGGCAAGAGCAAACCTTTACGGTCACTACGGGGCATCAGCCCAATTTATTTACAGGGCCGCTCTATTTTGTGTATAAGATTTTGGGAACTATCCGTCTGGCCCAAGAGCTAAAAACGACCTACCCCCAATATCATTTTGTGCCCATTTATTGGTTGGGCGAAGAAGACCACGATTTTGAAGAAATTAAGCATACCTACCTTTTTGGCCGCCCCCTAGTTTGGGAAGACCATCAGGGCGGGGCTTTGGGCCAATATAAAATAGACAGCCTAGCGCCCGTATTGAGCGAATTATTTGACATTTTGGGCGATAGTCCAGAAGCCCAAGAGCTAAAAACGAGCCTGCAAGCCGCTTTTTCTGGCCCAAAAACCTATGGCCAAGCCTTTATGGAATGGGTGCATGCCCTTTTTGGCCGCTATGGCTTAGTCATTTTGCGGGCCAGCAGCCCCGCTCTAAAAGCTAGCTTTTCTGAAGTGATGAAAGAAGAGCTCTTGCAGCAAAGTTCTAAGGCTATTTTGGAAAAAAGCTATGCGGAACTAGAGGCCGCCGGTTTTGGTCCACAAGCCTATGCCCGCGATATCAACCTCTTTTATCTTCTCCCCAATAAGCGCAGCAGAATTGTACAAAATGAAGCCGGAGAATATGCTGTTTTAGATAGTGATTTGCGCTTTTCTGAAGCCGAAATCTTGGCCGAATTGGAGCAACATCCCGAGCGATTTAGCCCCAATGTCATTTTGCGTCCCCTTTATCAAGAGCAGATTTTGCCCAACCTAGCCTATGTAGGTGGAGGCGGAGAGCTGGCCTATTGGATGGAGCGCAAAGCCCAATTTGCCCATTATCAAACGCCTTTTCCCATTTTGGTCCGCCGAAACTCTGTGCAGTTGATCGATGCCCGCTCGGCAAAAAATTGGCTGGCCCTAGGATTTGATTGGCCGCAGCTCTTTGAAGAGACCGAAACGCTCCGACAAGATTTTGTCCGTAGACAAACGGAACACGAGCTCAATTTTGAGGCAGAACAGACCCAAATCAAGGCCCTTTTTGCACAAATTGGCGAGAAAACCGCCGCCGTAGAGCCCACCCTAAAAGCTTCGGTGGCCGCCCAAGAAGCCCAAATTCAAAAGAGCTTAGACAAGCTGCAAAAGCGACTCATGCGGGCCGAAAAACAAAAAATGGATAGCGAACTAAATAAAATCCAAAAGCTACAAAACAAGCTTCTTCCCAAAGGTAAACTCCAAGAACGATACAGCAATTTTATGGAGTTCTATCTGCGCTTGGGCGGCCAAAAATGGCTGGACCAATTGCTGCAAGAACTCCACCCTCTCCAAAAAGATTTCCTGCTCTTGATTGAGGAGGACTAA
- a CDS encoding S8 family serine peptidase, producing the protein MRLYLTSFFLFLSSLLWGQAQPGEYIVLLHKQEQIRQLMAELPGQWSPPELLIPQSSYFLLKTNSTSDLLPELWGQPEVKMAQRNRRLKYRQIPNDSLLGQQWQHQNTGQAGGPAGLDHNAFPAWQLAGGGDSSRLGDPIVLAIVDDGVEKTHPDLAPTIWQNQAEIPNNQIDEDQNGYVDDFWGWNSNSQNDQIQGGNHGSSVAALAAGRGNNGTGIAGLAWNSQLLIIRNDFNTTEANILAAYGYVLRQRQRYNQSNGQEGAFVVACNSSWGLDHALPNSAPLWCGFYDSLGQAGILSVAATTNNDVNVETAGDLPSLCSSDYLIVVTNLNRFGLRAGGYGALSVDLGAFGDGVFTAQNGGNYGSFGGTSAATPSVTGSIALAYAAACPNFMQWVKRWPAAAALAVKETLLQSGTPSGSLQTITTSSSYLNAGQLVQQLPCPADSCLLPPDFYLQAFDEGFYLHSPHYEDSLQVLLRTDASFPWDTLYLSSRDTLANLAHCQLYELKIYPLCGPQDSLLLQLSTTDCCLPPQSESWSLNSNQERELLAHLPSNAASSALRFRPHNSGQSWQQLAAIDSLFVLPLLDSCLLFEYQLQSHCLRGDSSDWGPLHFFRSEGCPACSPLQYCNMQGLQNTFDWIERIRLGQYEQQTGNNGGYFWQDSLVLHWPIGQSIPFEVEQGDLYQESLRIWLDLNGDGDFEDADELLYQGQFNGSNLLFGQLYLPQQAQPGPSRLRIALRWNQYPELCQQHQNAETEDYCVYLTPYTSTVVSEKEALKLWPQPNSGQFQLRLPKAGTFSYTLYNLQGQALEKGTVQGPNTRLNLQNKYPAGQYFLQLGPWSSPLMLID; encoded by the coding sequence ATGCGATTGTATTTAACTAGTTTTTTTCTGTTTTTGAGCAGCCTCCTTTGGGGCCAAGCGCAGCCCGGAGAGTATATTGTTTTGCTACATAAGCAGGAGCAAATTCGCCAGCTCATGGCCGAATTGCCCGGCCAATGGTCGCCCCCAGAGTTGCTGATTCCCCAGAGCAGCTATTTTTTGCTCAAAACAAATTCAACTAGCGATCTTTTGCCCGAACTCTGGGGCCAGCCCGAAGTTAAAATGGCCCAAAGAAATCGCCGCCTCAAGTACCGCCAAATTCCCAATGATAGTTTATTGGGCCAACAATGGCAACATCAAAATACAGGACAAGCTGGAGGTCCAGCCGGCCTAGACCATAATGCTTTTCCCGCCTGGCAATTGGCGGGCGGCGGCGATAGCAGCCGCCTTGGCGACCCCATTGTGCTAGCCATTGTTGATGATGGGGTAGAAAAAACACATCCCGATTTAGCCCCCACCATTTGGCAAAATCAAGCCGAAATTCCCAATAATCAAATTGATGAGGACCAAAATGGCTATGTCGATGATTTTTGGGGCTGGAACAGCAACAGCCAAAATGACCAAATTCAAGGGGGAAATCATGGGAGCTCTGTAGCCGCCTTAGCCGCTGGCCGAGGCAATAACGGTACAGGTATCGCTGGCCTAGCCTGGAACAGCCAACTGCTGATCATCCGAAATGATTTTAATACTACGGAAGCTAATATTTTGGCCGCCTACGGCTATGTCTTGCGCCAACGGCAACGCTACAATCAAAGTAACGGACAAGAAGGGGCCTTTGTGGTGGCCTGCAATTCTTCTTGGGGCCTAGATCATGCTTTGCCCAATTCGGCGCCGCTTTGGTGTGGCTTTTACGATAGCTTAGGACAGGCCGGCATTCTTAGTGTGGCCGCCACCACGAATAATGACGTTAATGTAGAAACCGCTGGCGATTTGCCCAGCCTTTGCAGCAGCGATTACCTGATTGTTGTGACCAATCTAAACCGTTTTGGGCTGCGGGCTGGGGGTTATGGCGCTCTTTCTGTAGATCTTGGCGCTTTTGGCGATGGGGTGTTTACGGCCCAAAATGGAGGGAATTATGGGAGCTTTGGCGGAACCTCTGCCGCTACGCCTTCGGTAACGGGCAGTATTGCGCTAGCCTATGCGGCGGCCTGTCCCAATTTTATGCAATGGGTCAAACGCTGGCCCGCCGCGGCCGCTTTGGCCGTCAAGGAGACGCTTTTGCAAAGCGGAACGCCCAGCGGCAGCCTGCAGACGATCACCACAAGCTCCTCTTACCTCAATGCGGGCCAATTGGTCCAACAACTGCCTTGCCCCGCCGATAGCTGCCTTTTGCCCCCCGATTTTTATTTGCAGGCCTTTGATGAAGGCTTTTATTTGCATTCGCCACATTATGAGGATAGTCTGCAAGTTTTGCTCAGAACCGATGCCAGCTTTCCTTGGGATACCCTCTACCTCTCTAGCCGAGATACCCTAGCTAATTTGGCCCATTGCCAGCTGTATGAGCTCAAAATTTATCCGCTTTGTGGCCCTCAAGATAGCCTTTTGCTGCAATTAAGTACTACGGATTGCTGCCTGCCGCCTCAGTCGGAAAGCTGGAGCCTCAATAGCAATCAAGAACGAGAATTATTGGCCCATTTGCCTAGCAATGCTGCTAGCTCGGCCCTGCGATTTCGGCCGCATAATAGCGGACAGTCTTGGCAGCAGTTGGCGGCTATAGATAGCCTTTTTGTTTTGCCACTGCTCGATAGCTGCCTCCTTTTTGAGTACCAGCTTCAGAGCCATTGCCTAAGGGGCGATAGCAGCGATTGGGGCCCCCTGCATTTTTTTCGCAGCGAAGGTTGCCCTGCCTGTAGCCCACTACAATACTGCAATATGCAGGGCCTACAAAATACCTTTGACTGGATCGAGCGCATCCGCCTAGGCCAATATGAGCAGCAAACGGGCAATAATGGCGGCTATTTTTGGCAAGATAGTCTGGTCTTGCATTGGCCTATTGGCCAGTCGATTCCCTTTGAGGTGGAACAGGGCGATCTCTATCAGGAAAGTCTCCGCATTTGGCTGGACCTCAATGGCGATGGCGATTTTGAGGATGCCGATGAGCTACTTTATCAAGGCCAATTTAATGGAAGTAACTTGCTTTTTGGCCAGTTGTATTTGCCACAGCAGGCGCAGCCTGGCCCCAGCCGCCTGCGGATTGCCCTGCGCTGGAACCAATATCCCGAGCTTTGTCAACAACATCAAAATGCCGAAACCGAGGACTACTGCGTTTATCTTACGCCTTATACGAGCACAGTGGTTAGCGAAAAAGAAGCGCTAAAACTTTGGCCGCAACCCAATTCGGGCCAATTTCAACTCCGTTTGCCCAAGGCGGGGACTTTCTCTTACACCCTCTACAATCTACAGGGGCAGGCCCTAGAAAAAGGAACCGTTCAAGGCCCAAATACTAGGCTGAATTTACAAAATAAGTATCCTGCTGGACAGTACTTTTTGCAGCTTGGTCCTTGGTCTAGCCCCCTCATGTTAATCGATTAG
- a CDS encoding isopenicillin N synthase family dioxygenase, whose protein sequence is MATITGIPQVDLSQFVKGDASQQAAFVEALGKAFTEIGFVGVVNHGIPKELIKKFFEESERFFAQDLEIKDKYEVKNGAGQRGYCSFGREHAKQSNVGDLKEFYQFGQELPEGHELKDVYMDNIYTDELPEFNKTARELYQAFEASGAHLLEAIAIFLGLDRNYFNPHIEGGNSILRAIHYPPITQEPKSAIRSEEHEDINLITLLVGASADGLQVRPLGQDWIDVKALGDGIVINVGDMLQRLTNNKLKSTTHRVVNPPRELWHTSRISIPFFLHPRSDMDLTCLEDCVTEETPLQYEPITAGEYLDERLREIGLKK, encoded by the coding sequence ATGGCAACTATTACCGGAATTCCTCAGGTAGACCTGAGTCAGTTCGTAAAGGGTGATGCCTCTCAGCAAGCTGCTTTTGTTGAGGCCCTAGGAAAAGCATTTACAGAAATTGGTTTTGTGGGCGTCGTGAATCACGGCATTCCCAAAGAGTTAATTAAGAAGTTCTTTGAAGAGTCTGAGCGCTTTTTTGCGCAAGACCTAGAAATCAAAGACAAATATGAGGTCAAAAATGGCGCTGGACAAAGAGGATATTGCTCTTTTGGCCGCGAACATGCCAAACAATCTAATGTTGGTGACCTTAAAGAATTTTATCAGTTTGGCCAAGAGTTGCCCGAAGGACACGAACTCAAAGATGTGTACATGGATAACATCTACACCGATGAGTTGCCTGAGTTCAACAAAACAGCCCGTGAGTTGTACCAAGCTTTTGAGGCTTCTGGCGCTCACTTGCTAGAGGCTATCGCTATTTTCTTGGGACTAGACCGCAATTATTTCAATCCTCATATTGAGGGCGGAAACTCTATTTTGCGCGCTATTCACTATCCTCCCATCACGCAAGAACCCAAATCGGCTATCCGCTCAGAAGAACATGAGGACATTAACCTCATTACCCTTTTGGTAGGCGCTTCTGCCGACGGACTACAGGTGCGTCCCTTGGGCCAAGATTGGATCGATGTGAAAGCCTTGGGCGATGGTATCGTCATCAATGTTGGAGATATGCTACAACGCCTCACCAACAACAAATTGAAGTCGACTACCCACCGTGTAGTGAACCCACCACGCGAGCTTTGGCATACTTCACGCATCTCTATTCCTTTCTTCTTGCATCCCCGCAGCGATATGGATTTGACTTGCCTAGAAGATTGCGTAACCGAAGAAACGCCCCTACAATACGAGCCAATTACCGCTGGCGAGTACCTAGATGAGCGTCTACGCGAAATCGGACTTAAAAAATAA
- a CDS encoding thioredoxin family protein, producing the protein MIKQSLIMLLFLGLFTACQSEAPKTTATDEAEKTAQTAETKEEKTEAAPIKRYELGDAVADFKLKNVDGKMVSMADYPEAKGFVVIFTCNHCPFSIAYEDRIIALDKKYKELGYPVIAINPNDPEVNADDSYPKMQERAKEKGFSFPYLFDEGQNVFPLFGATKTPHCFLLNKEGDALKLVYKGAFDDSKEAEEVSKTFLADALDALLKNEAPSPNSTLAFGCSIKTNDESKIAE; encoded by the coding sequence ATGATCAAGCAAAGTTTAATTATGCTCTTGTTTTTGGGCCTATTTACCGCCTGCCAATCGGAGGCGCCCAAAACAACAGCCACAGATGAAGCCGAAAAAACAGCACAAACGGCCGAGACCAAAGAGGAAAAAACAGAAGCCGCTCCTATCAAACGCTATGAATTGGGTGATGCCGTAGCCGATTTCAAGCTCAAAAACGTAGATGGCAAGATGGTCAGCATGGCCGATTATCCCGAGGCCAAAGGCTTTGTGGTGATTTTCACCTGCAACCACTGCCCCTTCTCTATCGCTTATGAGGACCGCATTATCGCCTTGGACAAAAAGTACAAGGAGCTGGGCTATCCCGTTATCGCCATCAACCCCAACGACCCGGAGGTAAATGCTGATGATAGCTACCCCAAAATGCAGGAACGAGCCAAAGAAAAGGGCTTTAGCTTTCCTTATCTATTTGATGAAGGCCAAAATGTTTTCCCTCTTTTTGGCGCCACCAAAACGCCTCACTGCTTTTTGCTCAACAAAGAGGGCGATGCGCTTAAACTGGTTTATAAAGGGGCTTTTGACGATAGCAAAGAAGCCGAAGAAGTAAGCAAAACTTTCTTGGCCGATGCCTTGGATGCCTTGCTCAAGAATGAAGCGCCCAGCCCCAATAGCACTCTCGCTTTTGGCTGTAGCATCAAAACTAATGACGAAAGCAAAATTGCCGAATAA
- a CDS encoding outer membrane lipoprotein carrier protein LolA codes for MRTMKLLFAFCLMMTFGLNQLNAQTPFFKKALANVEKSDPAAKKVLEKLKKKYTQYKAIYAEYELLIDNRETQERQKGQITQAGDKFHVNNNGNEIYCDGETLWMYMKNNNELQINDYEPEDEDMMSPSKIMKIYEAEDEFFYAMTQEKGDICEIEFKPHDKEADFFKIRATIDRAKPMVNEIKVFAKDGTIYTLDIKVLKAAQPQDKDFIFDKSKYPGIREVDMR; via the coding sequence ATGAGAACAATGAAATTGCTTTTTGCTTTTTGTCTAATGATGACATTTGGCCTTAACCAACTAAACGCCCAAACGCCTTTCTTTAAAAAGGCCTTAGCGAATGTGGAAAAATCTGATCCAGCCGCAAAAAAAGTACTGGAAAAACTAAAAAAGAAGTACACCCAATATAAGGCAATTTATGCAGAATATGAGTTGCTGATTGATAACCGAGAAACCCAAGAACGCCAAAAAGGCCAAATTACCCAAGCAGGCGATAAGTTTCATGTCAATAATAATGGCAACGAAATTTACTGCGATGGCGAAACGCTCTGGATGTACATGAAAAACAACAACGAGCTGCAAATCAATGATTATGAGCCCGAAGATGAAGATATGATGTCGCCCTCTAAAATTATGAAAATCTACGAGGCCGAAGATGAGTTTTTCTATGCCATGACCCAAGAAAAAGGCGATATTTGCGAAATTGAGTTTAAGCCGCATGATAAGGAAGCCGATTTCTTTAAAATTAGAGCCACCATTGACCGAGCCAAACCCATGGTCAATGAAATTAAGGTCTTTGCCAAAGATGGCACCATCTATACTCTAGATATTAAGGTGCTTAAAGCCGCCCAACCGCAAGACAAAGATTTTATTTTTGATAAAAGTAAATACCCCGGCATTAGAGAGGTCGATATGCGCTAA
- a CDS encoding TlpA family protein disulfide reductase, with protein MLYYLFYSLSIFLVWAYAFLYGGYPSNYSILLGLLYTFYASYYIRQLIKGSETKWHILLKLFAPLLYFGIYIYTLKERGYSWMPLLNSPFMAATLLTLGIQFDRRLFPKQAMQFFVLTGIIIYSFRFYPEHIELSKYEHHQQQPSYNFAEKKAEEPKRDSSYNIFSQFFLQEEGDTVTLAQNGHYVLIETWHERCLPCLKAIPDMQPFYQELKGKLDQYYIYVPIDKMAELNQNKVFNFEKIKEHERIRIDLGLQQQLGLKGFPYFLLFNP; from the coding sequence ATGCTCTATTACCTATTTTATTCCTTATCTATCTTTTTGGTTTGGGCTTATGCCTTTTTATATGGAGGCTATCCCTCAAATTATAGCATTTTGTTGGGGTTGCTCTATACCTTTTATGCCAGCTATTATATTCGGCAGTTGATTAAGGGCAGTGAAACCAAATGGCATATTTTATTAAAGCTATTTGCTCCTCTGCTTTATTTTGGGATATATATCTATACCTTAAAGGAGAGGGGCTATTCTTGGATGCCCCTGCTTAACTCTCCATTTATGGCGGCTACTTTGTTAACCCTAGGCATTCAGTTTGATCGCCGTTTATTCCCGAAGCAAGCCATGCAGTTTTTCGTTCTGACAGGCATTATCATTTACAGTTTTCGCTTTTATCCTGAGCACATAGAGTTATCTAAGTATGAGCATCATCAGCAACAGCCTAGCTACAATTTTGCAGAAAAAAAAGCAGAGGAGCCCAAAAGAGATAGTAGCTACAATATCTTTAGTCAATTCTTTTTGCAAGAGGAGGGAGATACTGTGACCTTGGCTCAAAATGGCCATTATGTGCTAATTGAAACTTGGCATGAACGCTGCCTACCTTGCCTGAAGGCCATTCCAGATATGCAGCCTTTTTATCAAGAGCTAAAAGGAAAATTGGATCAATACTACATTTATGTTCCAATAGATAAAATGGCAGAATTAAACCAAAACAAAGTTTTTAACTTTGAAAAAATCAAAGAGCATGAACGCATTCGCATTGATTTAGGACTACAGCAGCAGTTGGGCCTCAAAGGGTTTCCATATTTTCTTTTGTTTAATCCCTAA
- a CDS encoding TlpA family protein disulfide reductase: MKQLLFTALLALSFGACQEAKTNSESPAEQPAQTAAAAEEKEKPAEESTDFPHADKILTSETGKSLPLYHFEGFEKDILSLKDGEELYVVNFWATWCGPCVKELPYFNALEKELAGKVKFLYVSLDFTKSLEKKLLPFIDKEEIGQVVFLEQKKVNEWLPKIDKDWSGAIPATLILGKGQHQFYRQSFHSSEELKAILPL, encoded by the coding sequence ATGAAACAGCTCCTTTTTACCGCCCTTTTGGCCCTCAGCTTTGGCGCCTGCCAAGAGGCCAAAACAAACAGCGAATCCCCTGCAGAACAGCCCGCCCAAACAGCGGCCGCAGCCGAAGAAAAAGAAAAACCGGCTGAAGAATCAACAGATTTCCCCCATGCCGATAAAATCCTGACTAGCGAAACAGGCAAGTCGCTCCCACTCTACCATTTTGAAGGCTTCGAAAAAGATATTTTGAGCCTAAAAGATGGTGAAGAGCTCTATGTCGTCAATTTTTGGGCGACCTGGTGCGGCCCCTGCGTTAAGGAATTGCCCTACTTCAATGCCCTAGAAAAAGAACTGGCCGGTAAGGTCAAATTCCTCTACGTTAGCCTCGATTTTACCAAAAGCCTAGAGAAAAAACTACTGCCCTTTATAGATAAAGAAGAGATTGGGCAGGTCGTTTTCTTGGAGCAGAAAAAAGTGAATGAATGGCTGCCCAAAATTGATAAAGATTGGTCTGGCGCCATTCCCGCCACCCTCATTTTAGGCAAGGGCCAACATCAGTTCTACCGCCAAAGCTTCCATAGCAGCGAGGAACTGAAGGCCATTTTGCCCCTATAA